In the genome of Apodemus sylvaticus chromosome 2, mApoSyl1.1, whole genome shotgun sequence, one region contains:
- the LOC127679356 gene encoding histone H2A.J yields MSGRGKQGGKVRAKAKSRSSRAGLQFPVGRVHRLLRKGNYAERVGAGAPVYLAAVLEYLTAEILELAGNAARDNKKTRIIPRHLQLAIRNDEELNKLLGRVTIAQGGVLPNIQAVLLPKKTESQKVKNK; encoded by the coding sequence ATGTCCGGGCGAGGCAAACAGGGGGGTAAAGTGCGCGCCAAGGCCAAGTCGCGATCGTCGCGCGCGGGCCTGCAGTTCCCCGTGGGCCGCGTTCACCGGCTGCTGCGGAAGGGTAACTACGCGGAGCGCGTGGGCGCGGGAGCGCCCGTGTACCTGGCGGCGGTGCTGGAGTACTTGACAGCCGAGATCCTGGAGCTGGCGGGCAACGCGGCGAGAGACAACAAGAAGACGCGCATCATCCCTCGCCACCTGCAGCTGGCCATCCGCAACGACGAGGAGCTCAACAAGCTGCTGGGCCGTGTGACCATCGCGCAGGGCGGCGTCCTGCCCAACATCCAGGCTGTGCTGCTGCCCAAGAAGACGGAGAGCCAGAAGGTGAAGAACAAGTGA